A portion of the Nitrospira defluvii genome contains these proteins:
- a CDS encoding ankyrin repeat domain-containing protein, giving the protein MVGSGNDSAMMARIQKRYFLFPFLLLTLYSCHRAPPLHHYARGGSLEHVQFMVNQGDNVNGVDEDGRTALIYAARYGQEEIIEYLLSNGADVNQQAQDGETPLIAASYGCHAKSAEILLAHRADYKMLYQHGQHGWTALMVAVSQGCTDIIQPLLGAGSDPNKEIAERYTPLIVAVAKGHTSIVRTLLAAGADVNYKGKKGIAPLIVASHKGNLEIVKVLLNSGAAVDSRVIAGEDEAFRAGETALKVARRNHHSDIEQILIAAGATE; this is encoded by the coding sequence ATGGTTGGATCAGGCAATGATTCCGCTATGATGGCAAGAATTCAAAAACGGTACTTCTTATTTCCCTTTCTTCTTCTGACGCTGTATTCCTGTCATCGAGCACCGCCTCTTCATCACTATGCCAGGGGTGGATCACTAGAACATGTGCAATTTATGGTGAATCAGGGGGACAACGTTAATGGAGTCGACGAGGACGGCCGCACCGCATTGATTTATGCGGCTCGGTATGGGCAAGAAGAAATCATAGAATATTTACTTAGCAATGGCGCTGATGTCAATCAACAGGCCCAGGACGGTGAGACTCCATTGATCGCAGCATCGTATGGATGCCATGCGAAGAGTGCCGAGATACTTCTGGCTCATCGAGCTGACTATAAAATGCTGTATCAGCATGGTCAGCATGGCTGGACAGCTCTCATGGTGGCAGTCTCGCAAGGATGCACTGACATCATCCAGCCCTTACTCGGAGCTGGTTCCGATCCCAACAAAGAGATTGCGGAAAGATATACCCCTTTGATCGTCGCTGTAGCCAAAGGTCACACTTCCATTGTGAGAACACTACTTGCTGCAGGAGCGGATGTGAATTACAAAGGCAAGAAAGGCATTGCTCCCCTCATCGTGGCATCGCACAAAGGGAACCTTGAAATTGTAAAAGTGTTACTCAATTCTGGAGCTGCAGTAGACTCACGAGTGATTGCTGGAGAGGACGAGGCTTTCAGGGCCGGTGAGACTGCACT
- the purN gene encoding phosphoribosylglycinamide formyltransferase has product MSGKAPRLVRLGVLASGRGSNLQAIIEAIEQRALSAEIAVVLSNKQEALALERARKHGAPAVWLDPKPFAGRPDSREAYDRAVHEVLQKHEVDLVLLAGYMKIVTAVLVSAYENRMMNIHPSLLPSFPGLDVQKKAIEHGCKIAGCTVHFVTEGVDEGPIIIQAAVPIAEGDTAETLAARILEHEHRIYPRAIQLYAEGRLRVEGRRVVVAEAGTPAIGFHYP; this is encoded by the coding sequence ATGTCGGGTAAGGCGCCTCGGCTGGTGCGGCTGGGTGTATTGGCGTCCGGACGGGGCTCCAATCTGCAGGCGATCATCGAGGCGATCGAGCAACGTGCACTCTCGGCCGAGATTGCGGTGGTGCTCAGCAACAAGCAAGAGGCCCTGGCGCTTGAGCGGGCTCGCAAACATGGCGCGCCGGCGGTCTGGCTCGATCCCAAGCCCTTCGCGGGGAGACCGGATAGTCGTGAGGCCTATGACCGGGCCGTGCACGAGGTTTTGCAGAAGCATGAAGTGGATCTGGTGCTGCTGGCCGGCTACATGAAAATCGTGACCGCCGTGCTGGTGTCTGCTTACGAAAACCGGATGATGAACATTCACCCGTCGCTGCTTCCTTCTTTTCCCGGACTGGATGTGCAAAAGAAAGCCATCGAGCACGGTTGCAAAATCGCCGGCTGCACCGTGCATTTCGTCACGGAAGGGGTGGATGAAGGGCCGATTATCATTCAGGCGGCCGTGCCGATTGCTGAAGGGGACACGGCGGAAACTCTCGCGGCTCGCATTCTGGAGCACGAGCACCGCATTTATCCGCGAGCGATCCAGCTCTATGCCGAGGGGCGGTTGCGCGTCGAGGGGAGGCGGGTGGTCGTGGCGGAGGCCGGCACTCCGGCGATCGGGTTCCACTATCCGTGA
- the purM gene encoding phosphoribosylformylglycinamidine cyclo-ligase, with the protein MTTYRDAGVDIDAGDEFVERIKPHVRATFRPEVMTDLGGFGGLFRFQANRYQDPVLVSGTDGVGTKLKIAFLMDKHDTVGIDLVAMCVNDIAVSGAEPLFFLDYFATGKLSIATAAAVVKGISDGCRQAGCALIGGETAEMPSFYGEGEYDLAGFAVGVVDRPKIIDGKQIAPGDVVIGLASSGVHSNGFSLVRKVLLERSRLTVETVVPELGGALGETLLTPTRIYAKQVLSLMECCPIKGIAHITGGGITDNLPRVFPARCGARIRRGSWPVLPIFEAIQSRGAVAVDEMYRVFNMGIGLILVVAPDHADRVMAKARELGEQAHHIGEMVAQQTEEGVVDYVG; encoded by the coding sequence ATGACTACTTATCGTGATGCCGGAGTCGATATCGATGCCGGCGATGAATTCGTCGAACGGATCAAGCCGCATGTGCGCGCCACGTTTCGCCCTGAGGTGATGACCGATCTCGGCGGCTTCGGCGGCCTCTTCCGGTTTCAAGCCAATCGGTATCAGGATCCGGTGTTGGTGTCTGGGACGGATGGCGTCGGGACGAAACTCAAGATCGCCTTCCTCATGGATAAACACGACACGGTCGGCATCGACCTGGTCGCCATGTGCGTCAACGATATTGCCGTGAGCGGCGCGGAGCCGTTGTTCTTCCTCGACTACTTTGCCACCGGGAAACTGTCGATCGCGACGGCTGCGGCGGTGGTGAAGGGGATTTCAGACGGCTGTCGCCAGGCCGGTTGCGCATTGATCGGGGGCGAAACGGCCGAGATGCCCTCGTTTTACGGCGAAGGTGAATACGACCTGGCCGGTTTTGCCGTGGGCGTGGTGGACCGGCCGAAGATCATCGACGGAAAGCAGATTGCTCCGGGTGACGTGGTCATCGGATTGGCCTCGAGCGGCGTCCACAGCAACGGTTTTTCGCTCGTCAGGAAGGTCCTGCTGGAGCGAAGCCGGTTGACCGTCGAGACGGTCGTGCCGGAATTGGGCGGGGCGCTCGGCGAGACGTTGCTGACCCCCACGCGGATTTACGCCAAACAGGTGCTGTCGCTGATGGAGTGTTGTCCCATCAAGGGCATTGCCCACATCACCGGCGGAGGCATCACCGACAATCTGCCGCGGGTCTTTCCAGCGCGTTGTGGTGCGCGGATTCGCCGTGGGTCTTGGCCGGTGCTGCCAATTTTCGAGGCGATTCAATCTCGCGGGGCGGTGGCGGTGGACGAAATGTACCGCGTCTTCAACATGGGAATCGGCCTCATCCTGGTGGTGGCACCCGACCATGCCGACCGGGTAATGGCGAAGGCTCGCGAGTTGGGGGAACAGGCGCACCACATCGGAGAGATGGTCGCGCAGCAGACCGAGGAAGGGGTGGTCGACTATGTCGGGTAA
- a CDS encoding sigma-54-dependent transcriptional regulator — translation MSASILIVDDEVSILNSLSSILEDEGYDVSVAKSGVEALKLCATSPPELMMLDIWMPEMDGLETLRRLRELVPNTQVMMMSGHGSIETAVKAIKLGAYDYIEKPLSLENVTLRVKHALDQHRLEQENRTLRTKVERKFELIGQSPAMQQLKQIIATAGPTNSRVLIGGENGTGKELVARAIHQHSGRATRPFVAVNCAAIPETLIESELFGHERGAFSGATTMKRGQFEQADGGTLFLDEIADMSVSTQAKVLRALQEQQFTRVGGTKLIKVDVRVLAASNKDLLQEIDKGTFREDLFYRLNVVPIVVPTLRDRREDIPLLVKHFLRVHAEEQGLKLKQVSPEAMEVFMHYEWPGNIRELRNLIERLMIMVPGPVIEVSHASVALQVRPQLSAAQSAGGAQPVNTLLTRPYDSLRDARNAFEKEFIARKLREHHWNISRTAEDLKIERSHLHRKIKLLDVEMRPEM, via the coding sequence ATGTCTGCCTCGATTCTCATTGTCGATGATGAAGTGTCCATCCTGAATTCCCTGAGCAGCATTTTGGAGGATGAAGGGTATGACGTGAGTGTGGCGAAGAGCGGCGTCGAAGCCCTCAAGTTGTGCGCAACAAGTCCGCCGGAGCTCATGATGCTCGACATCTGGATGCCCGAAATGGACGGGTTGGAGACCTTGCGGCGCTTGCGTGAACTGGTTCCGAACACTCAGGTCATGATGATGTCCGGACATGGCTCGATTGAGACGGCGGTCAAAGCGATTAAGCTGGGGGCCTACGACTACATTGAAAAACCGCTCTCACTCGAAAACGTGACCCTGCGGGTCAAGCACGCGTTGGACCAACATCGGCTCGAGCAGGAAAATCGCACCCTCCGCACCAAGGTGGAGCGGAAATTCGAACTGATCGGGCAGTCGCCTGCCATGCAGCAGCTGAAACAGATCATTGCAACGGCCGGGCCGACCAACAGCCGGGTCTTGATCGGCGGGGAGAACGGCACCGGCAAGGAACTGGTGGCCAGGGCCATCCATCAACACAGCGGGCGGGCTACCCGACCGTTCGTGGCGGTGAACTGCGCGGCCATTCCCGAAACGTTGATCGAAAGTGAATTGTTCGGTCACGAACGAGGCGCCTTCAGCGGGGCGACCACCATGAAGCGCGGACAGTTCGAGCAGGCCGACGGCGGCACCCTGTTTCTCGACGAGATCGCGGACATGAGTGTGAGCACTCAGGCCAAGGTGTTGCGGGCGCTGCAGGAGCAGCAGTTCACGCGCGTGGGGGGGACCAAGCTGATCAAGGTGGATGTGCGCGTCCTGGCGGCCTCGAACAAAGATCTCTTGCAGGAGATCGACAAGGGGACGTTCCGCGAGGACTTGTTCTACCGGCTGAACGTGGTGCCGATCGTCGTGCCCACCTTGCGCGATCGCCGCGAAGATATTCCCTTGCTGGTAAAACATTTCCTGCGCGTGCATGCCGAAGAGCAGGGGCTGAAGCTGAAGCAGGTCTCCCCGGAAGCCATGGAGGTGTTCATGCACTATGAATGGCCGGGAAACATTCGCGAACTGCGCAACCTGATCGAGCGGCTGATGATCATGGTGCCGGGACCGGTGATCGAGGTGTCGCACGCGTCCGTTGCGTTGCAGGTGCGTCCTCAACTGTCCGCCGCGCAATCGGCCGGCGGGGCGCAACCGGTCAATACGTTGCTGACCAGGCCCTATGATTCGCTCCGTGACGCACGGAATGCGTTTGAAAAAGAGTTCATTGCGCGGAAGTTGCGCGAACATCACTGGAATATTTCCCGCACGGCGGAAGATCTCAAGATCGAACGCAGCCATCTGCATCGAAAGATTAAGTTGCTCGATGTGGAGATGCGCCCCGAGATGTAG
- a CDS encoding sensor histidine kinase — translation MPESTDMTKLLPPGVLREQESSTPASLEHERRKRHVRPVWIVLILLLPCLALTFYYAQMAVPLGEESDSFLPSTGYAFVLLLVNLDLIGFVVLTLLLSRNLIKAYFERRHRLVGSGFRAKLVAAFIGFSLIPTVLLALVASGLVNKAVDVWFNDQIEHVMKDSYEVARMHHAGHVSLAINSARAISHEIFREELLLPEQRDLLVAAIARKRAEYATAGIEVFSSKMETLTKALDPEVPVTVLDLPIGQLVLQVINGKQELTSVQEAQTGRLVRAGVPIASSVRRGEIDGVVVVDAYVPESLLGKMESIGRQYAEYKQMKAMKNPIKAGAYLLVAVITVMILFSATWFGFYVARGITVPIQRLAEATEAIAQGDLSVRIEAKATDEIGTLVESFNRMTADLQSSKSKVEEANVSLRQSNLELDRRRAYIETVVDTIAAGVLSIDRQGIITTFNPSAERMLGLWADRFRGRSANEVFKEYKLDLFQSVYDRMLADQRDNIALEGQLDLQGRFLTMGVHCSRMRDESNKDLGFVVIFEDLSELIKAQKAAAWREVAQRIAHEIKNPLTPIQLSAQRLRKKFQDKAPDFDRICDESTQVIINEVGSLKQMLDEFSKFARMPAPHMTMNSLDDVVKEVVALYESAHREIVCAVSLDPDLPPFNFDREQIKRVFVNLCDNGIHAMNHKGRLWITTRYDTKQRRAVVTVADEGTGIAQEDQEKLFVPYFSRKKTGTGLGLAIVRRIVTDHDGQIHAGNHQPKGALFTFELPV, via the coding sequence ATGCCTGAGTCGACGGACATGACCAAGCTCCTCCCCCCGGGGGTGCTGCGCGAACAAGAGTCGTCCACACCCGCATCGCTTGAACACGAGCGGCGCAAACGCCATGTCCGACCCGTGTGGATCGTCCTGATTCTGCTGCTCCCCTGCCTCGCGCTCACCTTCTATTATGCGCAAATGGCCGTTCCGCTCGGGGAGGAGTCGGACTCGTTCCTGCCCAGCACCGGCTATGCCTTTGTGTTGCTGCTGGTCAATCTTGATCTGATCGGCTTCGTCGTCCTGACGTTGCTCCTCTCGCGCAACCTCATCAAAGCCTATTTCGAACGCCGGCATCGCCTCGTGGGGTCCGGGTTTCGGGCGAAGTTAGTGGCGGCCTTCATCGGCTTTTCGTTGATTCCGACGGTGCTGCTGGCGCTGGTCGCCAGTGGATTGGTCAATAAAGCGGTTGATGTCTGGTTTAACGACCAGATCGAACACGTGATGAAGGACTCCTATGAGGTTGCGCGCATGCACCATGCCGGGCATGTGTCCCTGGCCATCAACAGTGCTCGCGCCATCAGTCATGAAATTTTTCGGGAAGAGTTGTTATTGCCGGAGCAGCGCGATCTGCTGGTCGCGGCGATCGCCAGAAAACGCGCGGAATATGCCACGGCCGGGATCGAGGTGTTCTCTTCCAAAATGGAGACCCTGACGAAAGCCTTGGATCCCGAGGTGCCGGTGACGGTGCTTGACCTGCCGATCGGCCAGCTGGTGTTGCAGGTGATCAACGGCAAGCAAGAATTGACGTCGGTGCAAGAAGCGCAGACCGGTCGGCTGGTGAGGGCCGGTGTGCCGATCGCGTCCAGTGTGCGCCGGGGAGAGATCGACGGTGTGGTGGTGGTGGATGCCTATGTGCCGGAATCGCTGCTCGGCAAGATGGAGAGCATCGGCCGGCAATACGCCGAGTACAAGCAGATGAAGGCGATGAAGAACCCCATCAAGGCCGGCGCCTATCTGTTGGTCGCGGTCATCACCGTGATGATTTTGTTCAGCGCCACCTGGTTCGGCTTCTACGTCGCGCGGGGTATTACGGTGCCGATTCAACGATTGGCCGAGGCGACTGAAGCCATTGCGCAGGGGGATTTGTCGGTGCGCATCGAGGCGAAGGCGACGGACGAAATCGGCACCCTAGTCGAATCCTTCAACCGCATGACGGCCGACTTGCAAAGCAGTAAGAGCAAGGTGGAAGAAGCGAACGTGTCGCTCCGCCAATCCAATCTCGAACTGGATCGACGGCGCGCCTATATCGAGACGGTCGTCGATACCATTGCCGCGGGGGTGTTATCCATCGACCGGCAGGGGATCATCACCACCTTCAACCCCTCGGCGGAGCGCATGTTGGGCTTATGGGCCGACCGGTTTCGCGGGCGGTCCGCCAACGAGGTGTTCAAGGAGTACAAGCTCGATCTGTTTCAATCCGTGTACGACCGCATGCTGGCCGACCAGCGGGACAACATTGCCTTGGAAGGGCAGTTGGATTTGCAGGGACGGTTCCTGACCATGGGCGTGCATTGCTCGCGGATGCGGGACGAGTCGAACAAGGATCTCGGGTTCGTCGTGATTTTCGAAGACCTGTCGGAGTTAATCAAGGCGCAGAAGGCGGCGGCCTGGCGGGAAGTCGCGCAACGGATCGCCCATGAGATCAAGAACCCATTGACGCCGATTCAGCTTTCGGCCCAGCGGCTGCGGAAGAAATTCCAGGACAAGGCGCCCGACTTCGACCGGATCTGCGATGAGTCCACTCAGGTGATCATCAACGAGGTCGGCAGCCTCAAGCAGATGCTCGATGAGTTCTCAAAATTCGCGCGGATGCCGGCCCCGCACATGACGATGAACTCCCTCGACGATGTCGTGAAGGAAGTCGTGGCGTTGTATGAGAGCGCCCATCGGGAGATCGTGTGTGCGGTGTCGCTCGATCCCGATCTGCCGCCATTCAATTTCGACCGTGAACAGATCAAACGGGTGTTCGTCAATCTGTGCGATAACGGCATCCATGCCATGAATCACAAGGGGCGATTGTGGATCACGACCCGGTACGATACGAAGCAACGCCGCGCCGTGGTCACCGTGGCCGATGAGGGGACCGGTATCGCCCAGGAGGATCAGGAAAAGCTGTTCGTGCCCTACTTCTCGCGGAAGAAAACGGGGACAGGCCTGGGGTTGGCGATCGTGCGCCGGATCGTGACGGACCACGACGGTCAGATTCACGCGGGGAATCATCAACCCAAGGGGGCCTTGTTTACGTTCGAGTTGCCGGTTTAA
- a CDS encoding DUF1844 domain-containing protein, with the protein MGEEQEQGFVIRDRRGRGEEAPQAAAAPKSPTPEAAPAEAHHADAHGYAGHLPVNFSSFVISMGSSALMLMGEQLDPQQPSMPLNLPQAKEIIDLLSMLEEKTRGNLTSDEQVVMKDMLYALRMKFVSLTSGKPSIHTP; encoded by the coding sequence ATGGGGGAAGAGCAGGAACAGGGGTTCGTCATCCGTGATCGCCGCGGACGAGGGGAGGAAGCGCCTCAGGCAGCAGCGGCCCCCAAGTCTCCCACCCCCGAAGCCGCGCCGGCCGAGGCTCATCATGCTGATGCACATGGGTATGCCGGACACCTGCCGGTTAACTTTTCGTCCTTCGTGATTTCCATGGGAAGTTCGGCGTTGATGCTGATGGGAGAACAACTGGACCCCCAGCAACCGTCGATGCCGTTGAACCTTCCGCAGGCCAAGGAAATCATCGATCTCCTGTCGATGTTGGAAGAGAAGACGCGCGGCAACCTCACGTCGGACGAGCAGGTGGTCATGAAGGACATGCTCTACGCCTTGAGGATGAAATTCGTCAGCCTGACTTCCGGGAAACCATCGATCCATACCCCGTAA
- the mazG gene encoding nucleoside triphosphate pyrophosphohydrolase gives MSARFDDVVRIMARLRAPGGCPWDRKQTHESLKPYLIEETYEALDTIDRRDFPKLKEELGDVLLQVLFHSQIGTEAGTFTMEDVLEQLADKLVRRHPHVFGDGAAEAPALNSDQVVHRWEDIKRAERKNAGKPNSVLHDIPKALPALLRAYQTQVRAARVGFDWPDSPQGLAAVLDKVEEELRELRHAILEASTPAQTASDPKVEPTAAMAAELGDLLFSLVNVARHLKVNPEESLRLATNRFTTRFQFIEQEAARSGRAVQDLTLAELDAYWNAAKQLETQGQAETKPTLTSSTTPTDTAS, from the coding sequence ATGTCTGCACGTTTCGATGACGTTGTTCGCATCATGGCCCGCCTCCGGGCGCCCGGAGGGTGCCCCTGGGACCGGAAACAAACCCATGAATCCCTCAAACCCTACTTGATCGAGGAAACCTACGAAGCGCTCGACACCATTGATCGGCGCGATTTTCCCAAACTCAAGGAAGAACTGGGAGACGTGTTGCTTCAGGTCTTGTTTCACAGTCAGATCGGCACGGAAGCAGGCACCTTCACCATGGAAGACGTGCTCGAACAACTTGCCGACAAGTTGGTGCGCCGCCATCCACACGTGTTCGGCGACGGCGCGGCCGAAGCCCCGGCTCTCAACTCCGATCAAGTGGTGCATCGATGGGAGGACATCAAACGGGCCGAGCGGAAAAACGCCGGAAAACCGAACTCTGTCTTGCACGACATTCCGAAAGCCCTGCCGGCCTTGCTGCGTGCCTACCAAACCCAGGTACGTGCGGCGCGGGTGGGATTCGACTGGCCGGACAGCCCGCAGGGGCTGGCTGCCGTCCTCGATAAAGTGGAAGAAGAACTCAGGGAGCTGCGCCACGCTATCCTCGAGGCATCAACTCCCGCTCAGACGGCGTCCGATCCCAAAGTGGAACCGACAGCAGCCATGGCGGCCGAACTGGGGGACCTGCTGTTCTCCCTGGTCAACGTGGCGAGGCATCTCAAGGTGAACCCTGAGGAGTCCTTGCGACTGGCCACGAATCGCTTCACGACCCGTTTTCAGTTCATTGAGCAGGAAGCCGCACGGAGCGGGCGCGCTGTGCAGGACCTGACCCTGGCAGAACTGGATGCCTACTGGAATGCCGCCAAGCAGTTGGAAACGCAGGGGCAGGCCGAGACGAAGCCTACGCTGACCTCATCAACCACGCCGACAGATACCGCCTCATGA
- the hemG gene encoding protoporphyrinogen oxidase, translating to MARTPKSVIIVGGGISGLSTAFALLEQAASADLPLSCTILDAAPVWGGKIVTHRVGRWVMEAGPDSFLSQKPWGMELCRRLGIADQLINTNPVEKKASVLRGGQLHELPEGLVTFTPSQLGPFFRSGLLSWMDLARMGCDVLIPPRRSTDDESLAAFFRRRFGRHACERVMEPLMAGIYAGDAEQMSLRATFPRFYELEQSHGSVIRGMMAARRARVQTASDGRPRHTMFVTLKNGLADLVAGMTARIQQTGGVLKSGVQAEALRVRSHQAGRWMYDVICSDGTALSAEALVLATPAYVSADLVRPLSPLAAGLMETIPYASTATISLIYPAAVVGRSLQGFGFVVPRVEGRDLIAATWTSIKWPHRAPPDEVSVRCYLGGVGREAILERDDEALVRCVRDELASIVGLHATPQYVEVNRWHRAMPQYTIGHLDRLTQLEAAVSRFGGLTITGAGYRGVGLPDCIRDGTETAARTLRYLQSTVTNRSEL from the coding sequence GTGGCGCGCACTCCTAAGTCAGTCATCATTGTCGGTGGAGGCATCTCTGGTCTCTCCACGGCGTTTGCCCTGCTTGAACAGGCCGCGTCCGCCGACCTGCCGCTTTCCTGCACCATCCTTGATGCGGCGCCGGTCTGGGGCGGCAAGATCGTGACCCATCGAGTCGGACGGTGGGTGATGGAGGCAGGGCCTGACTCGTTTCTGTCCCAGAAGCCTTGGGGGATGGAGCTCTGTCGACGACTGGGGATCGCCGATCAGCTGATCAACACCAACCCGGTGGAGAAGAAGGCGAGTGTCCTCAGGGGCGGGCAGTTGCATGAATTGCCGGAAGGGCTGGTGACCTTTACCCCGTCGCAGTTGGGGCCGTTTTTTCGCAGCGGGCTCTTGTCTTGGATGGATCTGGCCCGCATGGGCTGCGATGTGCTGATTCCGCCGCGACGATCGACGGACGACGAGTCGCTGGCAGCCTTCTTTCGTCGCCGGTTCGGGCGGCATGCGTGCGAGCGGGTGATGGAGCCCTTGATGGCCGGTATCTATGCCGGCGATGCCGAGCAGATGAGCCTCCGTGCGACTTTTCCTCGATTCTACGAATTGGAACAGAGCCATGGCAGCGTGATCCGTGGCATGATGGCGGCTCGCCGGGCCCGTGTACAGACCGCCTCCGACGGTCGCCCCCGGCACACGATGTTTGTGACGCTGAAGAACGGCTTGGCCGACCTGGTGGCGGGGATGACGGCACGGATTCAGCAGACCGGCGGCGTGCTGAAGTCCGGGGTCCAGGCCGAGGCGTTGCGGGTCCGGTCGCATCAGGCCGGCCGCTGGATGTACGATGTGATCTGCTCTGATGGAACCGCGTTGTCGGCGGAGGCGTTGGTGTTGGCGACGCCGGCCTACGTCAGTGCGGATCTCGTTCGGCCCCTCAGTCCCCTGGCGGCCGGATTGATGGAGACCATTCCGTACGCGTCGACGGCAACGATTTCTCTGATTTATCCGGCTGCGGTGGTCGGACGCAGCTTGCAAGGGTTTGGCTTTGTCGTCCCACGGGTCGAGGGGCGTGATTTGATTGCCGCGACGTGGACCTCGATCAAGTGGCCCCACCGTGCGCCCCCGGACGAGGTCTCTGTGCGTTGTTATCTCGGCGGTGTCGGACGGGAGGCGATCTTAGAGCGGGACGACGAGGCGTTGGTGCGCTGCGTGCGAGACGAATTGGCGTCGATTGTCGGACTCCACGCGACCCCGCAGTACGTGGAGGTGAACCGGTGGCATCGAGCGATGCCGCAGTATACGATCGGGCACCTCGACCGACTGACTCAGTTGGAGGCGGCGGTGTCTCGATTCGGCGGGTTAACGATCACGGGCGCCGGGTATCGGGGCGTGGGCTTGCCTGATTGCATCAGGGACGGGACAGAGACGGCAGCCCGGACGCTTCGCTATCTGCAGTCGACTGTGACCAACAGGTCGGAATTATGA
- the hemH gene encoding ferrochelatase, with product MPASQPPIALLLMAMGGPDCLENVEPYLMDVRGGRPTSSELVEEIRTRYRMTGGRSPVLGITREVAAALEGRLNDSGDRQYRCYVGLRHWHPFIKEAYAELLKDCPERIVGLCMAPQYSSLSIGAYVKKVEDARAALADETPISFVTSWHRHPLLIAAIADNIQRTLDRFPRDVRGQVPVLMTAHSLPERVVAMKDPYPEEVRGTAQAVIAQLGGQPTRFAYQSQGRSGETWLGPSVEETVEALAHEGHRHVLVAPIGFLCDHVETLYDIDIELTQLARAKGMQLERIPMLNASAPLIDILTSVVEAHESSLVH from the coding sequence GTGCCTGCATCCCAACCACCAATCGCGCTTCTTCTTATGGCCATGGGTGGGCCCGATTGTTTGGAGAACGTCGAGCCGTATCTCATGGATGTCCGGGGTGGGCGACCGACCTCTTCCGAATTGGTGGAGGAAATCCGAACCCGCTACCGGATGACCGGTGGACGATCTCCTGTGTTGGGGATCACACGCGAGGTTGCCGCAGCCCTGGAGGGGCGGCTGAATGACTCAGGCGACAGGCAGTATCGATGTTACGTCGGGTTGCGGCATTGGCATCCCTTTATCAAGGAAGCCTACGCCGAGTTGTTGAAGGACTGCCCGGAGCGGATTGTCGGGCTCTGCATGGCGCCGCAATACTCCTCGCTCAGCATCGGGGCCTACGTGAAGAAGGTGGAAGACGCGCGGGCCGCGCTGGCCGATGAGACCCCGATCAGTTTCGTCACGAGTTGGCATCGTCATCCGTTGCTGATTGCCGCGATCGCCGACAATATCCAGCGGACCCTGGACCGATTTCCGCGGGACGTGCGCGGACAGGTGCCGGTGTTGATGACGGCTCATAGTTTGCCGGAGCGTGTGGTCGCCATGAAGGATCCCTATCCCGAGGAAGTCCGCGGCACCGCCCAGGCGGTCATTGCGCAGCTCGGCGGGCAACCGACACGCTTCGCCTATCAAAGCCAGGGGCGTTCCGGGGAGACCTGGTTGGGGCCGTCGGTCGAGGAGACGGTGGAGGCCTTGGCACACGAAGGGCACCGGCATGTACTGGTGGCGCCGATCGGTTTTCTCTGTGACCATGTGGAAACGTTGTACGACATTGATATCGAGCTCACCCAGTTGGCCCGGGCCAAAGGCATGCAACTGGAACGGATACCCATGCTGAACGCCTCGGCTCCACTGATCGACATCCTGACGTCGGTGGTGGAGGCACACGAGTCCTCGCTGGTTCATTAG